GCGACCGCAGGTACGCGCTGCCGGTGGCGGCGTACGCCGTGTTGGCGTAGCCAGCCGAGTAGTAGAGGGCGGCGATGGCCGTGCGGCTCCGCGCCCAATCGTAGCCCGGGTCAAACGCCAGCAGGCCCTGGCGCCGGCCCACCCGCTGCACGCGCCCTCCCAAAGCGAAGCCCGTGCCCAGCCGGCTGCCGTAGGGGTTGTTGGTGTAGCCGCGCTCGTAGCCGGCGTAGTTGCTGTAGTTGACGAACGACGTGGCTTCGGTGCCGCTGCCCCGGTAGTGGGAAAAGCTGGCGCCGGCCCGGCCAATCAGTTCGATGTGCTGGGCAACTGCTGGCGCAGCTATGGCCAGCATTGGAACGAGTAGTAAGCGTTTTTTCACTGGCGCGGGCATTGGGTAGAAAGCTGGCAGAACGCAACAGCTTCGGGATACCGTTTGCCCCCAAAACGTTGCACCGGTGGTGCCCATTATTTCATTTCAGCAACCCCTGCACCACGGGCAGCGCCTGCTGGGCCCACAGGCGCATTTGGGGCCCCGTGTAGTGCAGGCCGTCGGTAGTGAACTGGCTGGCGTCGCCGGCGGCGGACCGGGTGAAGAACGTAATGTCGACGTAGGCGATGCCGGCCTGGCGGCACTCGTCGCGGGCAACGGCGTTAAACTGGTCAATTTCGATGCCAATCCGGTCCTGGTCGCGGCCTTTGGCGAAGGGCGTTTGGCCCCAGTCGGGAATCGAAAGCACCACCACGTGCCCCGCCCGCCCGTCGGCAAACTGCTCCGCCGTGGCCAGCAGCTGCCGGAACTCGGTACGGTACAGGGCCTGGGTTTGGCCGCGGTACTGGTTGTTGACGCCAATCAGCAGCGACACCAATCCGTAATCGGTGCGGTGGTTGCCACTGGCTTGGATGGCCCCTTGCAGCTCAGCGGTGGTCCAGCCGGTGCGGGCAATGATGTCGGGCGCTTGCACACCCAGCCCGGTTTGCTGCGCCAATTTAGCCAGCTGCACGGGCCAGCGGTCGGCTTCGGCCGCACCTTCGCCGATGGTGTACGAATCGCCCAAGGCCAGGTAGGTGGTGCTGGGGACGACCGGGGCCGGAGTTGGAGCAGGAGTGTACATAGAAGCAACGCCAGAATTGGTGGCGCAGGAGGACAAGACAACACCAGATAGCAACGGCAAGAAACGCACGGGAACGAACTTTTAACGGCCAGGGCCCCCTACCTACGCCGCGCACGGCCGGTCGTATCGGGCAAACGGGGGCTGCTGCTAGGCCATCACGGCCACCAGCTGCAATACCGGCAGGGCAAGCCGTTCGTCACCAATTATTTCTGCTTGCGCCCGGGCCGCCGCCGGAGCCAGCCCTTTGGTGAACAGCTGCCATGCCGTGGCGGGCGGCAGCGCCACCGCGGCGGCGGGGGCCCCGGCCAGGGCGCTGGCATCAAGCAGCTGCCAGGCGCCGGGGCCCCGCGCCAGCCGCCACGTGCCGCCGCTGGGGCCCTGCACCGCTACCTGCACCAAGGTACCCACGGGCGCTGCCACGGCGCGGTAGGCGTGCGGCAGGCCGCGCACCACGGTTTCGAGGAAGGGCCGGAACAGTTCCGGCGTCAGCAAAGCGGCGGTTTGTCCCACGGCCTCGCGGATTTGCTGCTGGTGGTGCCACTTCTCGGTGTAGTCGCGGGCGACGTGAAACCAGTTGGGCGACTCGGTTTCGCCGGCCAAGGCCACGGCAAAGGCCGCCGGGGCCCCGGGGTCGAGCGTGGCCAGGAACTGCGCGTACTCGGCTCCCGACGCGGCCAGCCAGTCGATGAGCACGACCGGACTCAGGCGGCGGGCGGCCGCTACCCACTCGGCGTTCAGGCGGTTGAGGTAGGCCAGCAGGTCGGCGTAGGAAGTGATTGCGCCCGGCGGCTCGCCGTAGTAGCCGTCGCGCAACATGGAGAGCGTGCGCAGGTTGCCGTCGAGCAGGTGGGCGGCCACGTCCTTCACCGCCCACTGCCGGGCCCGCGTGGGGCGCTGCCAGTCGGCCGGGGCCAGGCCACGCAGCAGCTCCAGCAGCAGCCGGTCCAGCACCGGAAATAGTGGCAGCACGTCGATGGGCGGCGGGGCGGGCGGACGTTCCACGGGGCCCTAGCCGATGGCCTGGGCCAGGTCCTCGATCAAGTCCTCGGCATCCTCGATGCCCACGCTCAGGCGGATGAGCGAATCCGAGAGGCCAGCCTTGCGGCGCTGCTCGGGCGGGATGCTGGCGTGCGTCATGGTGGCGGGGTGGCCGCTGAGGCTTTCCACGCCGCCCAGGCTTTCGGCCAGGGTGAAGAGCTTGAATTTCTCCAGCACGGCAATGGCGTCCTCCTTTTTATCACCTTTGAGCACGAACGAAATCATGCCCCCAAAGTCGCGCATCTGCCGGGCGGCCACGGCGTGGTTGGGGTGGGTTTCGAAGCCGGGCCAGTACACGTGCTCCACTTTGGGGTGCTGGCGCAGGTACTCGGCCACGGCGCGGCCGTTTTCGCAGTGGCGCTGCATGCGCAGGTGCAGGGTTTTGAGGCCGCGCAGCACCAGGAAACAATCCTGGGGCCCCGGCGTGCCGCCGCAGGCGTTCTGGTAGAAGCTCAGGCGCTCGAGCAGCTCGTCGCTGTTAAAGACCAGGGCCCCCATCACGGTGTCGGAGTGGCCGGCCATGTACTTGGTGAGCGAGTACACCGAGATGTCGGCCCCCAGCGCCAGCGGCAGCTGCAAGTAGGGCGTGCTGAAGGTGTTGTCCACGGCCAGCAGGGCCCCGGCCTCCTTGGCAATGGCGGCCACGCCGGCAATGTCGATGACGTTGAGTAGCGGGTTGGTGGGCGTTTCCACCCAAATGAGCTTGGTGCGGGGGCTGATTTTTTCGCGCACCGCGGCCAGGTCGCGCATCGGCACGAAGTGGCACACGATGCCCAGCGGCTCGTACACCTTGGTGAAGAGCCGGTAGCTGCCGCCGTACAGGTCGTCGGTCGAAATCAGCTCGTCGCCGGGCTTGAGCAGCTTCATTACGCAATCAATGGCCGCCATGCCCGAGGCGAAGGCCAGGCCGTGCCGGCCGTCGTCGAGGGCGGCCAGGGCGTCTTGCAGCTGGGTGCGGGTGGGGTTGTGGGTGCGCGAGTATTCGAAGCCCATGTTCTTGCCGGGCGAGGACTGCACGTAGGTCGAGGTTTGGTAGATGGGCGTCATGATGGCCCCGGTGGCGGGGTCGGGGTGCACGCCAGCGTGGATGGCTTTGGTGGCAAATTTCATGGGCGGGGCAAAAGGTGGTCAGCCGGTGAACGTAAAAGCGGACAACAAAGGTCGGGGGCCGCGCCCGTAAGGCAAGCCACGGGCGGGCGGTACATCGCAGTATTGGTTTGGCTATATATATTTGGCTTTATTACAGCCCATTGCCCTGCAATTGCCCCGAATTACTTGTTCACCAGCTCCTTTCACGCGCTATTCTCGCATGCTGAAAAACCTACTGCTCGCTATTCTTTTAACCCTGGGGCTGGGGGCCCCGGCCGGGGCCCAGCCGGGCATTCCGCCCATGCGCACGCTGGCGCAGCTCCAGGATTCGCTGCGGGCCGTGATGGCCCGCGAGCACATTCCGGGGCTAATGCTCACGCTGGTCAGCCACGACTCGGTGCTGTTCGAAGGCGGCCTGGGGCTGGCCGACGTGGCCACCCAGCGGCCCGTGACGGCGCACACGCGCTTCCGCATCGGCTCCATCACGAAGACGTTCGTGGCCGCCGGCCTCATGCAGCTCATCGAGCAGGGCAAGCTGCATTTGAACGACGAGGTGCATAAAATCGCGCCCGAAATCCCCATCGACAACCCCTGGGAAGCGACCGACCCGGTGCGCGTGGTGCACCTGCTTGAGCACACCGCCGGCTTCGACGACATGGGCATCAACCACTTTCAAAATACCACGCCCACCGACCCGCGCGGGCCGGCCGCCCTGGCGATATTCCGAAACGAGCTGCGCTGCCGCTGGCGGCCCGGCGAGCGCATGAGCTACGCCAACCCCGGCTACCAGGTGGCGGGCTACCTGCTCGAAAAGTTCAGCGGCCAGCCCTACGAGCAGTACCTCACTGCGCACTTTTTGCGCCCGCTGGCCATGCCTGATGCCAGCCCGGCGCTGCACATCACCCCCGGCCCCGGCATGTCGCGGGGCTACAGCTACGCCGATGGGCGTTACCAGTCCCTCCCCCTTCTGCCCATCTACCTCGGCCCGGCCGGTTCGATGAGTGCCTCGGCGGCCGACATGACGCAGTGGGTGAAGTTTTTTCTGCACGAGGGCCGCACCCCGGATGGCCGCGCCCTGCTCCAGCCCGCCAGCCTGCGCGAGCTGGAAACCGTGCACACGACCCTGGCCAGCCGCGCCGGCCTGCCCGCCGGCTATGGCTTGGCCAACTGGCCCCTTGGCTTGCAGGGCAAAGCGCTTTTCCGGGGGCACAGCGGCGGCATGGCCGGGTTTATCAGCGCCTTCGGCTACAACCGCGAGCTGGGCATGGGCTATGCTTTCTCGAACAACGGCGGACAGCGCGCCCCGAAGCTGGAACAACTGGTGCAAGCATTTTTGCTGCGGCAGCTGCCCACGCGCGGGCCGTCGCCCGCGGTGCCGCTCGATGCCGCGGCCGTGGCGCCCTACCTCGGCCATTACCGGAGCGCCGCGCCCCGCCAAGAGCTGACCGGCCTTGCCGACTATCTGGCCGGTGGCGCCAATCTGCGCCGGCAAGGAAATCTACTGCTGCTGGAGCCCCTCATTGGCAAGGCCGACACCCTGATGCCCACCGGCCCGCTCACCTTCCGCCACCCGAATGAGCAAACGGCCACCACCGTGCTCACGCAAGACAAAGAAGGCCGGCGGGTACTGATAACCACACTGCCAACAGCGCAAGCTGATTATGCGTTGGCGGCGGGGTTCTGGTGGTGGCTGCCCCCGGCCTTGCTGGCCCTCTCCGTGCTACTAATTACCACCAGCAGCCTGGCCGCGCTGGTGGGCCTAGTGCGGGTATTGCGCCGCAAGCTTCCGCGGGCGCAGCTATTGCCCCGTCTGCTGCCCTTGCTAGCTACGAGTGCACTGGTGGCCACAGCAGGTGCCCTTACCAGCCTTGTCGAGCACCTCACGACGGACGGCCATCTGAGCTTGGTGTCCTCCGTGGCCGCTTCGCTGGGGCCACTCGTGTTCGTGGCCTTTATCATCGCCGGCGCGGTGCTCACGGTGCGGTACTTCAAGCGGTTCCGCCGCCCGGCGGTGGCCTGGTACCTGCTGCTCACCTACGGGGCCCTGGGCTGGCTGGCCGCGGTGCTGGGCGCTTATGGCTGGATGAGCCTGCGCCTCTGGACGGTGTAAAAGCCACTGACTGGGCCGCGCGCGCCGCGCCGCCGTAAACGGGCCCACCCGCCCCGGCTCCGGCCGGTGGCGGCGTGGGCCCGTTTCTTTGGGGCCCCGGCCCTACCCTTACCGTTCCCGATGGCTTTTTTGCGCGCGCTTTTCCAGAAGAATTTCTCCACCCTGCTCACCATGTTCCTGCTGGTGGCCGTGCCACTGCTGGGCTCGACGGCGGTGGCGGCGCTGCTCCTCCGGAACCAGCACTTGCTGGAAGGGCTGCGCTGGGGCCCCGCGCTGCTGTACTTCGCCCTCACGGCCGTCACGATGGCCTTTGCCCTCACGCCCACCACGTTCGTGGCCATTGCCACGGGCTACTACTTTGGCTGGGCGGGGCTGCCGGGCATGGTGGCGGCCTACGCCGTGGCCGCCGCCATCGGCTACGAGCTGGCCCTGCGCCTCGACCACGGCAAGCTGCGCCAGTTCCTGCACCTGTTCCCCAAGGCCGGGGGCGTGGTCGACCAATTACAATCCCAGAGCTGGTCGCTCATCGTCCTCACGCGCCTCTCGCCGGTGCTGCCCTTTGCCCTCATGACGTTCGTGCTGGCGATGGTGGGCGTGCCGCGCCGCCGCTTCCTGGCCGCCTCGGTGCTGGGGATGCTGCCGCGCAGCTTGTTTTTTTACTGGCTCGGCACCGAGGCCTCCGACGTGCTGGCCCTGCTCCGCGACCCCGACCAGGGGGCCCTGAGCAAGCTTGTACTGGTGGGGTTGGTAGCAGCATCGCTATTTGGCCTGTTTTTCGTGTTCAACCGGGCCCTGAAGCGCAGCTTGCAGGCAAATGCGGCCACCGACGCAAAAATCTTGCCCTGATACTGAACGGGTTTGCCGCGGCGCAGCAAAAAAAGTCAGGCCAAAGTTGTGGCAGCTCAAAAAGCCTCCCTACCTTTGTGCTCCCAACGCGGGAAATGGTTGTGTAGCTCAATTGGATAGAGCATCTGACTACGAATCAGAAGGTTTAAGGTTCGACTCCTTACACGACCACGAAAAGCCCCTCAGCATCACGCTGAGGGGCTTTTTTATTGCGTTTTTTTTAAAATAGGCCTGATCCAAAGGGCCCCGGCACGACAAGCCCACTGACGACGGCGTGCTTACCTTTGCTCCGCGCAACGGCCCTACCCCGCCGCGCTCTGTTTCAAATGATGCACCAAATCTGGCGAACGCAACGTTCGCGCCTCGATTTTTCCTAAAAGGCCCTCGGCACTGCGCCAAGGGCCTTTTTTTTATGCGCCAATCACTATGATTTAAGCCCGATTAAATAGTTTTTCTATCCCGCGGCCCGCAATGCGCCGCTCACAGTCGCCCTTCACTCCCACACTATACCCTCTATCTACCAACCCATTAGTTTTATGAAAAGCCTGCTACTCTTTTTATCCCTGGCGCTGGCCGCGCTGGCCGCGCCGGCCGTGCGCGCCCAAGATGCCCCCGCGCTGCCCATCGACCCCACCACGCACCTGGTGGCCTACTCCGCCGTGGTCGAAATCCCCGGGGCCACCGAAAGCGAGCTGTACCGCCGGGCCCGTGCCTGGGCCCTGCGCCGCTACAAGGGCGACGCGGCGGTGCTGCAAGTGCAGGACGCAGCCACCGGCAACATCATCGTTAAGGGCCGCACGCAGGCCCTGGTGAACGGCCACAGCTGCGGGCCCGTGGGCCACGTGCTCAGCATCCACGTCCTCAAGGAAGGGCAGTACCAGTACGACGTGACCCACTTTGTGAACACCCACCCTACCCCCACCGGCGATTACGGCATGGGCCCCTTCGAGCGGGAAAAGCCACACCTGGCCTCGGCCTACACCGACGCAGTAACGGATGCCCTCATGCAAAAAACCTGGAATCTGCTGCGCGTCAACACCGACGACGAAATCAAGACCATGCTCGGCTACTTGCAGGCCGCCATGACCGATAAAACCCAGGACGCCAAGCTGTAAGC
This genomic stretch from Hymenobacter sp. PAMC 26628 harbors:
- a CDS encoding DUF4468 domain-containing protein, which encodes MKSLLLFLSLALAALAAPAVRAQDAPALPIDPTTHLVAYSAVVEIPGATESELYRRARAWALRRYKGDAAVLQVQDAATGNIIVKGRTQALVNGHSCGPVGHVLSIHVLKEGQYQYDVTHFVNTHPTPTGDYGMGPFEREKPHLASAYTDAVTDALMQKTWNLLRVNTDDEIKTMLGYLQAAMTDKTQDAKL
- a CDS encoding serine hydrolase domain-containing protein yields the protein MLKNLLLAILLTLGLGAPAGAQPGIPPMRTLAQLQDSLRAVMAREHIPGLMLTLVSHDSVLFEGGLGLADVATQRPVTAHTRFRIGSITKTFVAAGLMQLIEQGKLHLNDEVHKIAPEIPIDNPWEATDPVRVVHLLEHTAGFDDMGINHFQNTTPTDPRGPAALAIFRNELRCRWRPGERMSYANPGYQVAGYLLEKFSGQPYEQYLTAHFLRPLAMPDASPALHITPGPGMSRGYSYADGRYQSLPLLPIYLGPAGSMSASAADMTQWVKFFLHEGRTPDGRALLQPASLRELETVHTTLASRAGLPAGYGLANWPLGLQGKALFRGHSGGMAGFISAFGYNRELGMGYAFSNNGGQRAPKLEQLVQAFLLRQLPTRGPSPAVPLDAAAVAPYLGHYRSAAPRQELTGLADYLAGGANLRRQGNLLLLEPLIGKADTLMPTGPLTFRHPNEQTATTVLTQDKEGRRVLITTLPTAQADYALAAGFWWWLPPALLALSVLLITTSSLAALVGLVRVLRRKLPRAQLLPRLLPLLATSALVATAGALTSLVEHLTTDGHLSLVSSVAASLGPLVFVAFIIAGAVLTVRYFKRFRRPAVAWYLLLTYGALGWLAAVLGAYGWMSLRLWTV
- a CDS encoding maleylpyruvate isomerase N-terminal domain-containing protein; the encoded protein is MERPPAPPPIDVLPLFPVLDRLLLELLRGLAPADWQRPTRARQWAVKDVAAHLLDGNLRTLSMLRDGYYGEPPGAITSYADLLAYLNRLNAEWVAAARRLSPVVLIDWLAASGAEYAQFLATLDPGAPAAFAVALAGETESPNWFHVARDYTEKWHHQQQIREAVGQTAALLTPELFRPFLETVVRGLPHAYRAVAAPVGTLVQVAVQGPSGGTWRLARGPGAWQLLDASALAGAPAAAVALPPATAWQLFTKGLAPAAARAQAEIIGDERLALPVLQLVAVMA
- a CDS encoding TVP38/TMEM64 family protein, with the translated sequence MAFLRALFQKNFSTLLTMFLLVAVPLLGSTAVAALLLRNQHLLEGLRWGPALLYFALTAVTMAFALTPTTFVAIATGYYFGWAGLPGMVAAYAVAAAIGYELALRLDHGKLRQFLHLFPKAGGVVDQLQSQSWSLIVLTRLSPVLPFALMTFVLAMVGVPRRRFLAASVLGMLPRSLFFYWLGTEASDVLALLRDPDQGALSKLVLVGLVAASLFGLFFVFNRALKRSLQANAATDAKILP
- a CDS encoding cystathionine gamma-synthase, yielding MKFATKAIHAGVHPDPATGAIMTPIYQTSTYVQSSPGKNMGFEYSRTHNPTRTQLQDALAALDDGRHGLAFASGMAAIDCVMKLLKPGDELISTDDLYGGSYRLFTKVYEPLGIVCHFVPMRDLAAVREKISPRTKLIWVETPTNPLLNVIDIAGVAAIAKEAGALLAVDNTFSTPYLQLPLALGADISVYSLTKYMAGHSDTVMGALVFNSDELLERLSFYQNACGGTPGPQDCFLVLRGLKTLHLRMQRHCENGRAVAEYLRQHPKVEHVYWPGFETHPNHAVAARQMRDFGGMISFVLKGDKKEDAIAVLEKFKLFTLAESLGGVESLSGHPATMTHASIPPEQRRKAGLSDSLIRLSVGIEDAEDLIEDLAQAIG
- a CDS encoding SGNH/GDSL hydrolase family protein, which codes for MYTPAPTPAPVVPSTTYLALGDSYTIGEGAAEADRWPVQLAKLAQQTGLGVQAPDIIARTGWTTAELQGAIQASGNHRTDYGLVSLLIGVNNQYRGQTQALYRTEFRQLLATAEQFADGRAGHVVVLSIPDWGQTPFAKGRDQDRIGIEIDQFNAVARDECRQAGIAYVDITFFTRSAAGDASQFTTDGLHYTGPQMRLWAQQALPVVQGLLK